In Pleomorphomonas sp. T1.2MG-36, one genomic interval encodes:
- a CDS encoding energy-coupling factor ABC transporter permease → MHIEPGLVADGKLWLSYLTAAGAAGYGVKLAWNMARENGVLSLGLRSVATTALVFSFFEVLPHYPVGVSEVHLILGSTLFLLFGAAPAAIGLALGLLIQGLFFAPFDLPQYGMNVTTLLVPLFGLSALARGIVAPATPYVDLKYRQALALSTAYQAGIVAWVGFWAFYGQGFTVDNFAAIGSFGGAYMLVILVEPLVDLAVLAGAKLLHGLRGSFLVERRLYDAA, encoded by the coding sequence ATGCATATCGAACCCGGCCTGGTGGCCGACGGTAAACTTTGGCTCAGCTATCTGACGGCGGCCGGCGCGGCCGGCTACGGCGTGAAGCTTGCCTGGAACATGGCGCGCGAGAACGGCGTTCTGTCGCTGGGGCTGCGTAGCGTTGCCACCACTGCGCTTGTCTTTTCGTTCTTTGAAGTGCTGCCGCACTATCCGGTCGGCGTGTCCGAGGTGCATCTGATCCTCGGCTCGACGTTGTTCCTGCTGTTCGGCGCGGCGCCTGCCGCTATCGGCCTTGCGCTCGGTCTTTTGATCCAGGGGCTGTTCTTCGCTCCCTTCGACCTGCCCCAGTATGGCATGAACGTCACCACGCTTCTGGTGCCGCTGTTCGGCCTCAGCGCGCTGGCGCGCGGCATCGTCGCGCCCGCCACGCCCTATGTCGATTTGAAGTACAGGCAGGCGCTCGCGCTCTCCACCGCCTATCAGGCGGGCATTGTCGCCTGGGTTGGCTTCTGGGCCTTTTACGGTCAGGGCTTCACCGTCGACAATTTCGCGGCCATCGGCTCGTTCGGCGGCGCCTACATGCTGGTGATCCTCGTCGAGCCGCTTGTCGATCTGGCGGTCCTTGCCGGCGCCAAGCTCCTCCACGGTCTGCGGGGCAGCTTCCTGGTCGAGCGCCGCCTCTACGACGCCGCCTGA
- a CDS encoding solute carrier family 23 protein translates to MTTSPTEGWFPRWKLTTADRVAPEERLPWPQTLIAGFQHVVAMFGSTVLAPIIMGFDPNVAVLFSGIGTLIFFIVVGGRVPSYLGSSFAFIAVVMAASGYAGTGANVNISVALGGIIAAGALYALIGLIVIKIGYGWVEKLMPPVVTGAIVAAIGLNLAPIAVKGISATGFDRTVGLITIVAVGAAAVYSPGMLRRIPVLIGGLVGYVIYWLGAASFGDVPIDFSKLDAAPWFGLPTFTAPTFSTSAMALIAPVAIILVAENLGHIKAIGAMTGRSLDRYVGRAFLGDGLATMLSGSFGGTGVTTYAENMGVMAVTKIYSTLIFVIAAAIAILLGFSPKFGALIGTIPGPVIGGLSIVIFGLITATAGRIWVENKVDFSETKNLITTAAAVIAGAGDLTLNIGGFTLGGIGTATFGAILLYALLDRGPKRA, encoded by the coding sequence ATGACAACAAGCCCAACCGAAGGCTGGTTTCCGCGCTGGAAGCTGACCACCGCCGATCGCGTCGCGCCCGAGGAGCGCCTGCCCTGGCCGCAGACCCTGATCGCCGGCTTCCAGCACGTGGTCGCCATGTTCGGCTCGACGGTGCTCGCACCGATCATCATGGGCTTCGATCCCAACGTCGCCGTGCTGTTCTCCGGCATCGGCACGCTCATCTTCTTCATCGTGGTCGGCGGCCGCGTGCCGTCCTACCTAGGATCGAGCTTCGCCTTCATCGCCGTGGTGATGGCCGCCTCCGGCTATGCCGGGACCGGCGCCAACGTCAACATTTCGGTGGCGCTCGGCGGCATCATCGCAGCCGGCGCGCTCTATGCGCTGATCGGCCTCATCGTCATCAAGATCGGTTACGGCTGGGTCGAGAAGCTGATGCCGCCGGTCGTCACCGGTGCCATCGTCGCCGCCATCGGTCTCAATCTGGCGCCGATCGCCGTGAAGGGCATCTCCGCGACCGGCTTCGATCGCACGGTCGGCCTGATCACCATCGTCGCGGTCGGCGCCGCCGCCGTTTACTCGCCGGGCATGCTGCGCCGCATTCCGGTGCTGATCGGCGGCCTCGTCGGCTATGTCATCTACTGGCTGGGGGCCGCCTCGTTCGGCGACGTGCCGATCGACTTCTCCAAGCTTGACGCCGCCCCCTGGTTCGGCCTGCCGACCTTCACGGCACCGACATTCTCGACCAGCGCAATGGCGCTGATCGCGCCGGTGGCGATCATTCTGGTCGCCGAAAACCTCGGACACATCAAGGCGATCGGCGCAATGACCGGCCGCAGCCTCGATCGTTATGTCGGCCGGGCGTTCCTTGGCGACGGTCTTGCCACCATGCTGTCAGGCAGCTTCGGCGGCACCGGCGTCACAACCTATGCCGAGAACATGGGTGTGATGGCGGTGACCAAGATCTACTCGACGCTGATCTTCGTCATCGCGGCAGCGATCGCCATCCTGCTCGGCTTCTCGCCGAAGTTCGGTGCGCTGATCGGTACCATTCCCGGCCCGGTGATCGGCGGCCTTTCCATCGTCATCTTCGGCCTGATCACGGCGACTGCCGGCCGCATCTGGGTGGAGAACAAGGTCGACTTCTCCGAAACCAAGAACCTGATCACCACGGCAGCGGCGGTGATCGCCGGCGCTGGCGATCTCACGCTCAACATCGGCGGCTTCACGCTGGGCGGCATCGGCACCGCGACCTTCGGCGCCATCCTGCTCTACGCGCTGCTCGACCGCGGCCCGAAGCGGGCCTGA
- a CDS encoding winged helix-turn-helix transcriptional regulator produces the protein MAKVRHSRFDCAPGCAVEAAIGLIDGKWKSVILFHLLERTLRFGELSRILASVTPRMLTNQLRELEEDGLVVRTVYPQVPPKVEYSLSPLGRSMEPVLMALKVWGDANIGRFGKPKAVGEKQNPPAPTGQTAGGHQWARYDPEPIE, from the coding sequence ATGGCCAAGGTCCGGCATTCGCGCTTCGACTGCGCGCCCGGCTGCGCGGTGGAAGCGGCCATCGGCCTCATCGATGGAAAATGGAAGTCGGTGATCCTCTTCCATCTGCTGGAACGGACGCTGCGCTTCGGCGAGTTGAGCCGCATTCTTGCGTCGGTGACACCACGCATGCTGACCAACCAGTTGCGCGAACTGGAGGAAGATGGGCTTGTCGTGCGCACCGTCTATCCGCAAGTGCCTCCCAAGGTGGAGTATTCGCTGTCGCCGCTCGGCCGCTCCATGGAGCCCGTACTGATGGCGCTGAAGGTTTGGGGCGATGCCAACATCGGCCGCTTCGGTAAGCCCAAGGCGGTTGGTGAAAAACAAAACCCACCGGCACCGACCGGCCAGACGGCCGGTGGGCACCAGTGGGCAAGGTACGATCCCGAACCGATCGAGTGA